TCCTCTCGGCCCTGTTTCGCGACGCGCACAGCGACGAGGCGATGACAAGGGCAGCCGACCCTCGCGCGGTGCACGTCCTTTCGTCGCTTGCGTGGAGCGAAGTGCATGCGGTTATCGCCCGTATGGAGCGCGAGCGTGCGCTTGCGTCAGTGCTGACCGACGCTGCTCGCGAGGCGTTGAGCTCGGGACCCTGGCGATATCTGAACGCGTCGCCGACGCGCATCATCGTCGCAGATCTAGCGCGCAGGTGGCCGCTGCGCGGAGCCGACCTGTGGCATCTCGCTACCGCAAAGACGTTGCAAGCAGAAATTCCGAGCTTGGCGTTGCTCTCGTTTGACGCCAAACTCTCGGCTGCGGCGCGGGGCGAAGGGCTTTAGAAGCTTCTGATGGAGCTGAGGCCGGCTTTCTGTACGGCTTGCGTGACGCCATCGCAGGACGAGGGGTCGTCGCACGTGCAGATCAGCACGCAGCGCCCGTCGTCGATCGCCTCGTTGTAGAACTCGGCATCGCCGCGTGGCATCTCGACGCCCTCGAGATGGTCCAGAACCTCCGGGTGGCTGAACGCGTCGAACGTAGGGCCCGCTGCGTTGAGGCCGGGGACCGAGGCGCCTCCAAAATCGGAGAGGACGCCGGTGCCGCGCGTCATGTCGTCGGCGAGGCTGTCGTGAGCCATCGCCTTGGCGACGTGAACGAAGTTGACGGGCGAGTTGCGGTGCTCGGCGGTGGGCTCTTGCGAGGTAAGCACGCGCACGTGAGCTGCGTCGAGTCCGCTGGCCGCGACGGCGCGTTCCACCTGCGAAGGGTCGCACGTTGCGAGGACTCCAATGACGATGCGGTTAGCCATGCGGGGAGGTTTCTGCAATGGCCTTCGCGAGCCTTCGAACGCCGATCCGCAGCTTCTCCTCCGAGGAGTTCGAGAAGTTGAGCCGCATGCCGTCGCGCACGTCGCGCGCCGGGTAGAAGCTCTCACCGGGGACGAAGACGACGCGCTCGCTTGCGCAGACGCGCAGGAGCTGCGTCGTATCCATACCGGCGACGCGCGCCCACAGAAACATGCCGCCCTGCGGGTGGTTGAACGTGACCGACCGCGGCGCAAACTCGCGCAGCGCGTCGTACATGACGTCGCGCCGCGTGCGATACGTGGCTACGATCGCGCGCACGTGATCTTCGAAGGCCGCGCTCGTGACGAAGGTGTGAAAGACGTACTGCGCGAGCGTGCCGCTGTGCAGGTCGGCGCCTTGCTTTGCGAGGACGATCTTTTCGCGCATCTCTTCGTCGGGCACGACGAGCCACGCGACGCGCATGCCCGGTGCAACGATCTTGCTGCCGGTTCCGAGATAGAGCACGGTGCCGCTCGTTGCAAACGACGACAGCGGCGGCAGCGGATCGCCTTCGAAGCGCAGCTCCCCGTAGGGGTCGTCCTCGACGATCGGCAGCCCGAAACGCTCGCAGATGCGTACGATCTGCTCGCGCCGCTCCGCGGCGAGCGTCCGGCCGGTGGGATTTTGAAAGTTCGGGATCAGGTAGAGAAACTTCGGAAACGGATCTGCGCATTCGAGGACGCGCTCGAGCGACGCCGGCAGCATGCCGTCTTCGTCCGTGTCGGCCGTAAGGTAGCGCGCTTCGTATGCGTCGAACGCTTGGATTGCGCCGAGATACGACGGGTTCTCGAGCACGACGTGATCGCCGGGATCGATGAGGATCTTCGCGATGAGATCGAGCCCCTGCTGCGAGCCGTTGACGATGAGCGCCTCTTCGGGCGCGACGTCGCGCCCGAAGCGCGGCGAGAGCCTGCGCGCTACCCACGCGCGCATCTCCGGGATCCCTTCGGTGACGCTGTACTGCAGCGCCGCCGCGCCGTAGCGTTCCATCACCTCGCGCGTGGCGAGCGCGATCTCGTCGCGCGGAAAGAGTTCGGGCGCGGGCAGCCCTCCGCCGAACGAGATGACGTCGGGCTGCTGGGTCACCTTGAGCATCTCGCGAATCGTCGACGCTCGCAGGCGAGCGGTCCGCCGCGAAAAGCGCGTCGGGGAAGAGGCGGCGGTGGTCATCGCGGCCCGTATTCGGGGGAGGGCGAGGAGCAGCCTACGGGACGTTCGCGAGCGCGGTGCCGCCCCACGCCGTGCGCCGAATCTCGCTACGGATCGCGGGATTCCAGACTTCGAGCGTGACGGGATCGCCGGGCTCGATCGACATTCCGCTCGCGAGCGGTGCCCCGGCAAAACCACGGATGACGATGCGAGAATCGGACCACTGCACGAACGCGAGCTCGGTATCCGAAAACTTGTTGCCAACCATAAACGGTATGGCGCGCCCGTTGCCCCACGGATGGTACGCACCGTCGCACACGACGACGTAGTCTTGATTGCTCGCGAACGGCACTGGCCTCGGCGACGTGCCGAAGCCCGAGCCGACGATCTCGATCTTATGCGGCGACACGAACGCGGAGGTAATCCTCGGCACATCCGGCGGCACGGGCGTCGTGTTTCCGCCCCACGCGGCGCCGACGTGCGTTACGGGATTCCAGACGTTGAGAACGACGCCGTCCCCCTGCAGCGCCGGCAGGCCTGCGATGAGGATTCGCCCGTTGTCCCAATGCAGATAGTCCAAATGCACGCTATCGGCCGAGTAGCCGGCTTCGAAGTGCACCGTGTCGTCGAAGATGCGAAAGTACGGCGCGGTGCCGGAGAAAGGACGCGCGAACGGGCTCGCGCCGAAGCCGGAGCCGCGAATCGCGATCGTGTAGGCGCCGGGGCGGCCGGTGAATCGCACGCGCTCGATCGTCACGGGCGGCCGGTCACGCCCCGCGCGCACCGGGAAGACGGCGGGGCCCCGATAACCCTGGGTGCTCCAGACTGCCATTGCGGCGACGACGGCGGCCGCGAGTGCGAGGCCGTAGATTGTCGCGCTGCCTGAATGCAGCAACGCCAACGCGCGCCGCACGTGGGTGCTCAGCACCAGCGTTGCAGGCGGCACGTCCAGGGCTTTGGCTATGAGGTAGTGCGTTCTCGGGCTGACGGACTTGCCGTTCTCCGCGTCCCAGACCAGGCGCATCGCGACGCCGGTGCCCAGCGGATCGACCTCGCGCGTCCTCTCCGCCAGCGCCTTTTGCGACGTGAGCCCCCGGCTAAGGCGGAGGCGAGCGATCTTAGCGCCATCCAGGGTGAGCATCTGCCGGCTAGCCTCTACCGGCTAGGCGGCCTGGTTCCTCTTG
Above is a window of Candidatus Dormiibacterota bacterium DNA encoding:
- a CDS encoding type II toxin-antitoxin system VapC family toxin, encoding MTTVESALYWDSSAILSALFRDAHSDEAMTRAADPRAVHVLSSLAWSEVHAVIARMERERALASVLTDAAREALSSGPWRYLNASPTRIIVADLARRWPLRGADLWHLATAKTLQAEIPSLALLSFDAKLSAAARGEGL
- a CDS encoding PLP-dependent aminotransferase family protein; its protein translation is MTTAASSPTRFSRRTARLRASTIREMLKVTQQPDVISFGGGLPAPELFPRDEIALATREVMERYGAAALQYSVTEGIPEMRAWVARRLSPRFGRDVAPEEALIVNGSQQGLDLIAKILIDPGDHVVLENPSYLGAIQAFDAYEARYLTADTDEDGMLPASLERVLECADPFPKFLYLIPNFQNPTGRTLAAERREQIVRICERFGLPIVEDDPYGELRFEGDPLPPLSSFATSGTVLYLGTGSKIVAPGMRVAWLVVPDEEMREKIVLAKQGADLHSGTLAQYVFHTFVTSAAFEDHVRAIVATYRTRRDVMYDALREFAPRSVTFNHPQGGMFLWARVAGMDTTQLLRVCASERVVFVPGESFYPARDVRDGMRLNFSNSSEEKLRIGVRRLAKAIAETSPHG
- a CDS encoding helix-turn-helix transcriptional regulator; the encoded protein is MLTLDGAKIARLRLSRGLTSQKALAERTREVDPLGTGVAMRLVWDAENGKSVSPRTHYLIAKALDVPPATLVLSTHVRRALALLHSGSATIYGLALAAAVVAAMAVWSTQGYRGPAVFPVRAGRDRPPVTIERVRFTGRPGAYTIAIRGSGFGASPFARPFSGTAPYFRIFDDTVHFEAGYSADSVHLDYLHWDNGRILIAGLPALQGDGVVLNVWNPVTHVGAAWGGNTTPVPPDVPRITSAFVSPHKIEIVGSGFGTSPRPVPFASNQDYVVVCDGAYHPWGNGRAIPFMVGNKFSDTELAFVQWSDSRIVIRGFAGAPLASGMSIEPGDPVTLEVWNPAIRSEIRRTAWGGTALANVP